DNA from Mucilaginibacter mallensis:
CAAACTAAAAATGCTTTCAGATATCTTGTTATGAGCGGAGTTAAATCCGTCTTCGATTATCTTCCACTCATCAATTTTTATGTAGTCTTTCATTTATTTTCTATGAATTGTCATTGCGAGCGATAGCGTGGCAATCTCGTCGCGTTCAATATACACGCGACGAGGTTGCTTCGTCGTTCCTCCTCGCAATGACATGGTGGAGCTTATAATTTATAATTCATCCAGCTTCTCAATACTCATCTTATCCAGTCCACTAATTACCAAATTAGCCTCAGTCAACACTTCGGGTGAGCCTATGCCCACCGCTTTCATCCCGCCAGCTATTGCTGCCTCTACCCCTGCTATGGCATCTTCAAATACAACGCAATCAGCAGGTGCAACGCCTACAGCTTCAGCACCTTTCAGAAATACTTCCGGATCGGGTTTGGCTTTTGATACTTTATTGCCATCAATAATAGCATCAAAAAGATCAACCATACCTATCTTCTCCAGTATCATCATAGAGTTTTTACTGGCCGAACCCAATGCGGTTTTTATACCTGCATCACGGCAGGCCTGTACAAATTCTTTTGCCCCCGGCAGTATCTCATCAGGCTTCATATGGCTTATCATCTCTACATACCAGGTGTTCTTTTCAGTGGCAAGTACTTCCTGCTCAGCAGCAGTTTTGGTAATACCGCCCCATTGTAATATCAGTTCGAGCGAGCGCACACGGCTCACCCCTTTAAGTTTTTCGTTTTGTTCTTCGGTAAAATCAAAACCAAGGGAGTTTGCAAGGCGTTTCCAGGCTTTGTAGTGGTATACGGCGGTGTCAACAATAACACCGTCAAGGTCAAAAATACAGGCTTTTATACTATTCATTTATCGTGTTGTACATTTAACACTAAGGTATAGTTTTTTTGGGATTGGAAATGAATAATTAATTAACCATTGTCAATTACGGAAGCGGAGGCATTCTCTGAACAACTAGAATATTGATTACCTATTACATAGTATCCCTTGTCGTGAATGGCATCACTTTTTTGCAGATTAATTTTTAAAGGTATTCAAGAGGCGCTGCGCCGTTTGTCCTGATATAAAAATTAACCAGAAGCAGCATAGCTTAAATCATTTGCATAGCTGCATATCAGCACATCTGCACATTAAATCCATATCTTTGCTTTATCCCAATTATATATACCGTATGGAAAGTGTTGCTGCTTACCGGAGTAAAAATAAAATTCGTTTTGTTACCGCTGCCTCGCTGTTTGATGGGCATGATGCTACTATAAACATTATGCGCCGTATTTTGCAATCGAGCGGTGCCGAGGTGATCCACCTGGGCCATAACCGCAGTGTTGAGGAGGTGGTTACCTGTGCCATACAAGAAGATGTACAGGGCATTGCGCTTACCAGTTACCAGGGCGGCCATGTGGAGTATTTTAAATACATGTATGACTTGCTGCAGGAACGCGGGGCGGGCCATATCAAAATATTTGGCGGCGGCGGTGGGGTAATACTGCCTAAAGAGATTGTCGAATTACAGGATTATGGCATAGCGCGCATTTACTCGCCTGATGATGGCCGCACCATGGGCTTACAGGGTATGATAAACGATATGCTGCTGCAATGTGATCACCCGGTGCGCACGCATTTGAATGGCGAGTTAAAGCATTTGAACGAAAAGGATGGTCAAAGTATTGGGGCATTAATAACACTGGCTGAGGCTGGGAACCTTACCCCAACTCTCTTCAAACGAGAGAGAGTTAGTGTGGGAAAAAGTGAAGCCTTCCCCTTTGGGGAGGATTTAGGTGGGGTTGTTTTAGGCATTACAGGCACCGGTGGCTCAGGAAAATCATCACTGGTGGATGAATTGGTGCGGCGTTTTTTGATGGAGACGGATAAAACCATCGCCATTATATCAGTCGACCCAAGCAAAAGAAAAACAGGCGGCGCATTGCTGGGTGATAGGATAAGAATGAACGCCATTAACTCGCCGAGGGTTTATATGCGCTCGCTGGCTACCCGGCAGGCTAACCTGGCTTTGAGCAAACATGTACAGGAGTCGATTGATATCTGCAAGGCTGCCGGTTATGATCTGATTATAGTAGAAACAAGCGGAATAGGCCAGAGCGACACCATGATAACCGATTATTGTGATGTATCACTATATGTAATGACACCTGAATTTGGCGCGGCCACACAACTGGAAAAGATAGATATGCTGGATTTCGCTGATATGGTGGCCATCAATAAATTCGATAAACGTGGCGCGCTGGATGCTATACGCGATGTGCGTAAACAATATAAGCGCAATCACCAGTTGTTTACTGCCAAGGATGATGAGCTGCCGATATTCGGCACCATGGCATCGCAGTTTAATGATCCGGGGATGAACGAACTGTTTACGGGGCTGCTTGGGGTGATAAAAGTTAAGACTGGAGTTGATTTGATTGGCCCCCGTGTAGAAACTCAATATTTTGCATCTCCCCCAACTGAGAAAAGCTATATCATTCCTCCCGACAGGGTAAGATATTTGGCTGAAATTGCAGAAAGCAGCAAGGCTTATGCTGAATGGGTAGATGAGCAGTGTACGGTTGCTATACAGCTATATAATGTGCAGGGGACGATAGATCTGTTGGAAAAACACACCCCTAACCCCTCTCAAGAGGGGAACAACAATGTAGAGACGCAATACTTTGCGTCTAAAAACCAAAAGCAGGAGACGCAAAGTATTGCGTCTCTACGGGAGATTTATACACACTTAGAAAGCCACCTGCACCCGGAATGTAAACGTTTATTGAATGAATGGCCGGATACCGTAAGGAAATACAAGGCCGAAAATTTTATATATAAGGTACGCGATAAGGAGATAAAACAACCTTTGTTTTACACTTCATTATCACAATTACAGATCCCTAAAATAGCCCTGCCGAAGTATGAGGCCTGGGGAGATATTTTGCGCTGGCTGCTGACTGAGAATTTGCCGGGCGAATTTCCTTATACAGCAGGTGTGTTTCCGCTAAAGCGGGATACGGAAGATCCTACCCGCATGTTTGCGGGTGAGGGCGGACCGGAGCGCACGAATAAACGATTTCATTATGTATCACTCGGTCAGCCTGCGCACAGGCTGAGCACTGCCTTTGATTCGGTTACATTATATGGCGAGGATCCGCATATCAGGCCTGACATTTATGGCAAAATTGGCAATGCGGGTGTAAGTATAGCCACGCTGGATGATGCCAAGAAACTATATTCCGGCTTTGATCTTTGCAGTGCATCAACATCCGTAAGCATGACCATTAACGGCCCCGCCCCTATGCTGCTTGGCTTTTTTATGAATGTAGCTATAGATCAGCAGTGTGAAAAATATATCCGGGAACATCACCTGGAGTATGCGGTGGAGGCGAAGTTTAAGGAGGTATATGATGACAAAAATCTTTCCCGCCCTTATTACGATAGTGAACTCCCCGCTGGTAACGATGGCCTGGGTTTAATACTCCTCGGCCTAACCGGCGATCAGGTACTGCCTCCTGATATCTACGCAAAAATTAAAGCTTACGCCATAGCTACAGTGCGCGGCACCGTACAGGCAGATATTTTAAAGGAAGACCAGGCGCAGAATACCTGCATTTTTAGTACGGAGTTCGCGCTGCGGATGATGGGCGATATACAACAATATTTTATTAAGGAGAAAGTAAGGAACTTTTACTCGGTATCCATATCAGGCTATCATATTGCTGAAGCCGGGGCAAATCCTGTTACGCAATTGGCGTTTACACTATCTAATGGTTTTACTTATGTAGAGTATTACCTGAGCCGGGGCATGCATATTGATGATTTCGCGCCAAATCTGTCGTTCTTTTTTTCCAATGGTATTGATCCGGAATATTCGGTGATCGGTAGAGTTGCCCGCAGAATTTGGGCCAAGGCGGTTAAGAATAAATACAAGGGTAACGATCGTTCGCAAAAGTTGAAATATCATATCCAAACCAGCGGCAGGTCGCTGCATGCGCAGGAGATAGATTTTAATGACATCCGCACTACATTGCAGGCTTTGTATGCTATTTATGACAATTGCAACTCACTGCACACCAATGCTTATGACGAGGCCATCACCACCCCTACCGAGGAATCCGTTCGCAGGGCCATGGCCATACAGCTTATCATAAATCGTGAACTGGGACTGGCAAAAAATGAGAACCCATTGCAGGGCTCTTTCATAATTGAAGAACTTACCGACCTGGTTGAAGAAGCCGTGATGACCGAATTTAAAGCGATTAACGATCGTGGCGGGGTATTAGGCGCTATGGAAACCATGTACCAGCGCAGTAAAATACAGGAAGAATCATTATACTATGAAACCCTTAAACATAACGGTGAATACCCCATTGTAGGCGTTAACACATTCCTCAACAAAAAAGGCTCACCAACCATTACACCAGGCGAAGTGATCAGGGCTACTGAAGAGGAAAAGCAATACCAGATCAGCACACTGCAAGCTTTTCAACAGCGTAACGAAGCCATTGTACCGCAACTGTTAAAAGAGCTGCAAACCAAAGCCATTGCCGGCGACAATATTTTTGAAAGCCTGATGGAAGCCTGTAAATACTGCTCATTAGGGCAGATATCACATGCTTTGTATGAGGTTGGCGGGCAGTATAGGCGGAATATGTAATAGCATTGAAAACAAACGCAACATTAATAATCCCCAACTATGCAGAGCGTGATTACCTCTCGGATACTTATCGCATGGTATCGCTTGTCGCTAAGACGTCACTTTTTTCGCAAGTTGTTTGTTTTTTAAGGCGCTCAAGAGGGCTCCGCCGTTTTGTCTTGACACAAAAAGTAACCAAAAAAGTCAAGACAACAAGGATGCTTCCACCCGCCCTGCCTACGCTGGCCCGCCCTTGTTGTCAGGGCCCACGCTTTTTCTTTTCTATCTTCTGTCAGTAGAACAGCTTCGGGTGAAATCAGGCAAAACGCTGGTGGCCTTGAGACCGGCAGGGCATAGCAGATTTTTACAGAAGCGTAAAGGCTAGGTGTGTAGCGACAGCAGCGTAAAAATATAGCAGCCCAGGTTTTGCCTGATTTGCAGGGCAGGCCAAGTGCGGCAAAGAAGCCTAATCTACTGACTTGATTTTTTGCTACCTTTTGTATCAAGACAAAAGTAGTAGCCTCCGCGGCAATGAGCGGCTTCGAGCGATAAGTAACGTATATGCCTAACCGCTCTGCATAGTCTGGGATTGCTTCGTTCCTCGCAATGACGCTTAATTTTTTTGACTTTCACCTTTTGATCTTTAACTTAAAACTTAAATACCTTGTCCGTCCGATTTTTGATATGGGATTGGGTTGTAACAAAACGGACGACATTACTATTGAATTAATTCTACTTATATAATAATCTTTAAATTATTGAGTTAACCCTTTATTAAACCCCAACCTGCATATGCCCCAACACGTATTTGAACTGGACAGACAAACACGTGAAGACCTGGCCATCTTTCCAAACAACAATGGCGGCCAATCTGTATTAGGGCTTTTTGATTACGCAATTACCATTGGTGGTAAAGAAAAGTTAAGAGATATATTTCTTTCTCCTTTAACCGATGCTGCACAAATTGAGCAAAGAATTAACGCGATAAAATACTTTCAACGTACAGATACAACTTTTAAACCCGACAGGATAGCCTGCGATTGTATTGAATATTATTTAAAACTTGCTCAAAAGCCTACTTCGGTATCAAAAATAAAGGCTATTGAGCGCAGGGCAATGCATTTCATCTTCAATAATGATAATGACTTTTATACCATTAGTAGAGGGATAAATTATAGCCTAACTTTTTTGAATGACCTGCTCCATTTTACAGCCGGTACTGCAAATGATAACCTGCCTGCATTACTGCAAAGTTTTCGGGAGATTATAAATAACACCCTTGAACACCCGGATTTTTCGTTGGTTAAACCGCTATATAACAAGCAAAAACTCAGCGCGATAGACATTGCTAAAGCCGATCATTTATTCAGATACCAGGGCTATGAGCGCATGAAATTATTGCTTGATATAGTTTACCAGTTGGATATTTTTATAACTGTAAGCAACAGGGCAAAGCTGTTTGGTTTTTCCCTGCCGGTAATTAATAAGTCAGGTGAGCAAATATTAAATTTCAAGGGGTTATTCCATCCATTTATTAAAAATCCTGTTGATAACGATATTGATTTTAACACAGCCAAAAACATTTGCTTTGTTACCGGGGCAAATATGGCGGGCAAATCAACTTTTTTAAAATCAGTGGGCATTTCAGTTTTCTTATCGCAACTGGGTTTCCCCGTGCCAGCTACTTATATGGAAACCAGCATTTTCGACGGGCTGATAACTACTATCAACCTGGCTGATAACGTTAATCAGGGAAGCAGTCATTTTTATACCGAAGTATCACGGGTAAAGCATGTAGCTACACAAATGCATCAATCACAAAACGTGGTGGTGATATTTGATGAACTGTTCAGGGGTACCAATGTTAAGGATGCTTATGATGCATCCTTGTCAATCATTTCAGCATTTGCAAAACTGAAGAAAGGCTTTTTTATGATCTCAACCCATATTGTTGAAGTTGCCAATGATCTGGTAGATATTGAAACCATCAACTTTAAATATATGAAGACCGAATTTGAAAATGATATGCCCAAATACAGCTACAAACTTATGGATGGAATTACCGAAGAACGACTGGGTATGTGGATAGTAAAAAATGAAGGCATAGTAGAAATTATTGAAGAATTGTTGCTTAAAAAATAAATTTACCTATGCCCCCTAAACAATGACATTGCTATCACATCTACCAAAAAATGTACTATAATAACCACCTTTATATTCCTGTATTTTTGGTAATGATAGGCCATAACAACACCTATTAAAAAGCTAAAGAGCAATTCACTAACAGTTTTATAGCCTAAATGCATAAAGGAAAATAAGGCTGCAGATATCAATACCGGCCAATGCCTGTTTTTAAAGAATAGCGATAACCGGCTTAATATGTAGCCTCTAAAAACAAGTTCTTCGGTAATACCTGCGGTTATTGCGGCAAACACCAACAAAACGGGATATTGCTGCATAATAACACCCATTTTATGTAATATGCTATTATTCTCATGCAGACCCAGCCATGCCGGTATATGCGCAGCTAATGCCGATGCAAAGCATAGCAGGTAAACACCAACAATCGCTTTTATGTAAAATAGAGCATCGTATTTTTCTTCCTTCCACAGTAGGAATGGCTGCATTTCGCCATAACGTGCATACAGATAAAGTATGCCCAGAACCGCCCATATCAAAAACCGGGAAAAGATGAGCCTGTACAGCAGATCTTGCATGGGTGATAAAAAAAGCAGGGAAAGAAAAGGGTACAGCATTATAGCCAATGCGATACCACTTATCATTAACGTATTGAAACGACGGATGTTAACTTTTTCATCGATATGAATAGTTATGCCATCCGGGATATCATCTGTGCGTATAGGTTCAGGCATTTGTAGGGTTTAATCAATCTCCTAAATATAATAATTGATTAGCATATACCAACAAAAAAGGGATACTTAACCAGTATCCCTTTTGTATGCTTATTGCGTGGTCAGCTGCTGTAATTTACGCTGATCGGGCGGCAGGGCCAGGTATTTTTTATAGCAATCGTTCACATAAACGGCCATTGATACCCTGTCGTTACTTTTTACAAAATCATAAGTTGGGCGATATAAGGTCATAAAGTTTTCCAGCTCCTGCCCTTTTAGCGGCACAAGACTGCCTACATAGGCCATATTGAATGCAGCATCAACTTTTCTATCCTCTTCTTCTGATGCAAAATAGCGTTTCAGGCGGCGGGCATCTTTGGAGTCCTTACTAAACCAGCTACTTGGCGAGAGCACATATACCTTACTTTTCTCATATATTTCAGGATATTCTTCACGCGGATTAAAAGTAGACTTGGTTGAGTTAATATTAACCTCACGCAGCGCGATAGTTAACACCGACATTTTTATCTTTTTAGGTGTCATGTCAACAACATACAATGTATCTGACACATAGCCGGGTGAAGTAAATATTACGATATGCCCCGAGGCCGATTTTATCTGGAAGTTACCGTTTTTATCGGCAAGGCTTAACTGGTTATTATTAATATCGTGGATAAATACATTGGTCAGTTTTGTATCACTCCCGTTTTCATGTACCGATCCCTTTAAGAAGTCCTGCGCATGTACCGAACCAATTGCAAGGGACAATAATGCAATGGCAAAAATTTTCAGTTTCATAGCTTGTGTAAATGTTTATGCTAATCTAACCAAAATTATAGGGTATAGTTTAATATTTAACATATAATTTATGTAAAGAAAGTGCTATATGTTAAGATGGGGAGGGGTGAAAATATAAGTGATTGATTTTATGATTGTTTTGTAATGAATTGATTATTGCCAGGCTTTTGCTTGCGAAGTGCTTATTGAGTCGCGTGAAGCCGCTCATAGGCGCGGAGCCCTATTTCTTTTGTCTTGATACAAAAGAAACAAAAAATCAAGTCAGTCGAAATGCTTCTTTGCCGCACAAGGCCTTTGCCCTGCAAACCAGGCAAAACCTGGGCTGCTATATTTTTACCCTGCTGTCGCTACGCACATGGCCTTTGCGCTTCTGTAAAAATCTGCTATGCCCTGCCACGCACAAGGCCACCATCGTTTTGCCTGATTTCGCCCGAAGCTGTTCTACTGACGAGAAGAAGAGAAAAGAAAAAGCGTCGGCCCTGACAACAAGGGCGGGCCAGCGTAAAGGCGGGAATGCCGGTTTAGCTTTTTGGGTGATGTGAAGGTACGAAGTACCGGAACAGCGAAAAAAGCGTGAAGAACCGGCAGCGCGCGCGGAAGCATCCTTGTTGTCTTGATTTATTCACATGTTGTTTGTTTTTAAAGGTGTTCATGAGCTCCCTCCGGTCGGTTTTTTGGTTACTTTTTGTATCAAGACAAACGGCGGAGCCCTCTTGAGCTCCTTTAAAATATAAACAACTTGCGAAAAAAAGTGACTTCTTAGCGAAAAGCGATTCGAAGCGATATTCACACCTGCAAGTTCCCTTTGTACCAACCTAACCCGCCCTGCACCAATGAACAACCATCCCGCCGTTCGTCCGTTTTTATATATAACACATATTGAAACAAACCGAACATCATAACCCGCCCCTGCACCAGTGAACTAATGAACCAATGAACTAAATCACAACGGTATGTTCCCGTGCTTTTTCCTCGGGTTATTTACCACCTTATTCTCCAGCATTTTAAAGGCATGGATAAGCTTTAGCCGCGTTACTTCCGGTAATATCACTTCATCAACAAAACCACGCTCAGCAGCACGGTAAGGGTTAGCAAAGGTGTCAGAATAGAGCTGCTCCATCTCGCGCCATTTGGCTTCCTTGTCTTCGGCAGCATTTATTTCGCGTTTAAAGATGATCTCCGCTGCTCCTTTTGCGCCCATCACAGCAATCTCTGCTGTTGGCCAGGCAAAGTTCATATCGGCACCTATGTGTTTACTGTTCATCACATCATAAGCGCCACCATAAGCTTTTCGGGTGATAACGGTTATGCGGGGCACAGTGGCTTCGCAAAATGCGTATAATAGTTTTGCGCCATTGGTGATGATGGCATTCCATTCCTGGTCGGTGCCAGGTAAAAAACCCGGTACATCCTCAAATACCAATAAGGGGATATTAAAGCTATCACAAAAGCGCACAAAACGCGCGCCCTTGGTTGATGAGTGTATATCCAATACTCCCGCCAAAAACGCAGGCTGATTAGCTACAATACCAATGCTTCTTCCAGCTAAACGAGCAAAGCCTACCACAATATTCTCAGCAAAATCCTTGTGAACCTCTAAAAATGAATCCGCATCTATCACATGGTTTATTACCTCGCGAATATCATATGGCTGCGAATTATTTTCGGGCATTATGGTATTCAGCTCCGGTCGAATCT
Protein-coding regions in this window:
- the pgmB gene encoding beta-phosphoglucomutase — its product is MNSIKACIFDLDGVIVDTAVYHYKAWKRLANSLGFDFTEEQNEKLKGVSRVRSLELILQWGGITKTAAEQEVLATEKNTWYVEMISHMKPDEILPGAKEFVQACRDAGIKTALGSASKNSMMILEKIGMVDLFDAIIDGNKVSKAKPDPEVFLKGAEAVGVAPADCVVFEDAIAGVEAAIAGGMKAVGIGSPEVLTEANLVISGLDKMSIEKLDEL
- a CDS encoding methylmalonyl-CoA mutase family protein encodes the protein MESVAAYRSKNKIRFVTAASLFDGHDATINIMRRILQSSGAEVIHLGHNRSVEEVVTCAIQEDVQGIALTSYQGGHVEYFKYMYDLLQERGAGHIKIFGGGGGVILPKEIVELQDYGIARIYSPDDGRTMGLQGMINDMLLQCDHPVRTHLNGELKHLNEKDGQSIGALITLAEAGNLTPTLFKRERVSVGKSEAFPFGEDLGGVVLGITGTGGSGKSSLVDELVRRFLMETDKTIAIISVDPSKRKTGGALLGDRIRMNAINSPRVYMRSLATRQANLALSKHVQESIDICKAAGYDLIIVETSGIGQSDTMITDYCDVSLYVMTPEFGAATQLEKIDMLDFADMVAINKFDKRGALDAIRDVRKQYKRNHQLFTAKDDELPIFGTMASQFNDPGMNELFTGLLGVIKVKTGVDLIGPRVETQYFASPPTEKSYIIPPDRVRYLAEIAESSKAYAEWVDEQCTVAIQLYNVQGTIDLLEKHTPNPSQEGNNNVETQYFASKNQKQETQSIASLREIYTHLESHLHPECKRLLNEWPDTVRKYKAENFIYKVRDKEIKQPLFYTSLSQLQIPKIALPKYEAWGDILRWLLTENLPGEFPYTAGVFPLKRDTEDPTRMFAGEGGPERTNKRFHYVSLGQPAHRLSTAFDSVTLYGEDPHIRPDIYGKIGNAGVSIATLDDAKKLYSGFDLCSASTSVSMTINGPAPMLLGFFMNVAIDQQCEKYIREHHLEYAVEAKFKEVYDDKNLSRPYYDSELPAGNDGLGLILLGLTGDQVLPPDIYAKIKAYAIATVRGTVQADILKEDQAQNTCIFSTEFALRMMGDIQQYFIKEKVRNFYSVSISGYHIAEAGANPVTQLAFTLSNGFTYVEYYLSRGMHIDDFAPNLSFFFSNGIDPEYSVIGRVARRIWAKAVKNKYKGNDRSQKLKYHIQTSGRSLHAQEIDFNDIRTTLQALYAIYDNCNSLHTNAYDEAITTPTEESVRRAMAIQLIINRELGLAKNENPLQGSFIIEELTDLVEEAVMTEFKAINDRGGVLGAMETMYQRSKIQEESLYYETLKHNGEYPIVGVNTFLNKKGSPTITPGEVIRATEEEKQYQISTLQAFQQRNEAIVPQLLKELQTKAIAGDNIFESLMEACKYCSLGQISHALYEVGGQYRRNM
- a CDS encoding MutS-related protein, with protein sequence MPQHVFELDRQTREDLAIFPNNNGGQSVLGLFDYAITIGGKEKLRDIFLSPLTDAAQIEQRINAIKYFQRTDTTFKPDRIACDCIEYYLKLAQKPTSVSKIKAIERRAMHFIFNNDNDFYTISRGINYSLTFLNDLLHFTAGTANDNLPALLQSFREIINNTLEHPDFSLVKPLYNKQKLSAIDIAKADHLFRYQGYERMKLLLDIVYQLDIFITVSNRAKLFGFSLPVINKSGEQILNFKGLFHPFIKNPVDNDIDFNTAKNICFVTGANMAGKSTFLKSVGISVFLSQLGFPVPATYMETSIFDGLITTINLADNVNQGSSHFYTEVSRVKHVATQMHQSQNVVVIFDELFRGTNVKDAYDASLSIISAFAKLKKGFFMISTHIVEVANDLVDIETINFKYMKTEFENDMPKYSYKLMDGITEERLGMWIVKNEGIVEIIEELLLKK
- a CDS encoding CPBP family intramembrane glutamic endopeptidase; protein product: MPEPIRTDDIPDGITIHIDEKVNIRRFNTLMISGIALAIMLYPFLSLLFLSPMQDLLYRLIFSRFLIWAVLGILYLYARYGEMQPFLLWKEEKYDALFYIKAIVGVYLLCFASALAAHIPAWLGLHENNSILHKMGVIMQQYPVLLVFAAITAGITEELVFRGYILSRLSLFFKNRHWPVLISAALFSFMHLGYKTVSELLFSFLIGVVMAYHYQKYRNIKVVIIVHFLVDVIAMSLFRGHR